Proteins encoded within one genomic window of Halogeometricum sp. S1BR25-6:
- a CDS encoding universal stress protein: MPNRLGGSQIAGYASSDGGRTTSERVLCLFDPGEPADGQFLQVAESLADGGRFVVPVRDASVAESLKPSSSDASADYETRFLERPSTVTAEWVTDVVDRFDITVIFDIRDRKAMLGGGELALASGGTHVTVTRDSQLEGISSVLVPVARGPHLDATLDMARAFAESSDAWVDLFHVVEEEETESDVDDLFEYCSDRLLGFANFDTWRYEGEEGESPAQAIVEQSSYYDATVVGAPQKGRLREFVDGSTTEIVQSLCENAVVTVRSGEVEVSRLDRWLGEFLAPKR; this comes from the coding sequence ATGCCTAACCGTCTCGGGGGGAGTCAGATCGCCGGGTACGCTTCCTCGGACGGCGGACGGACGACGAGCGAGCGGGTGCTCTGTCTGTTCGACCCCGGAGAACCGGCGGATGGACAGTTCCTGCAGGTAGCCGAGTCCTTGGCGGACGGGGGTCGGTTCGTCGTCCCCGTGCGGGACGCGAGCGTCGCCGAGTCGCTGAAGCCCTCGTCGTCGGACGCGTCGGCCGACTACGAGACGCGCTTTTTGGAACGGCCGTCGACGGTGACCGCCGAGTGGGTGACCGACGTCGTCGACCGCTTCGACATCACCGTCATCTTCGACATCCGCGACCGGAAGGCGATGCTCGGCGGCGGCGAACTCGCCCTCGCCTCGGGCGGTACCCACGTCACGGTGACGCGAGACTCGCAACTCGAGGGCATCTCCTCGGTGCTCGTCCCCGTCGCGCGCGGCCCCCACCTCGACGCGACGCTCGATATGGCGCGCGCGTTCGCCGAGTCGTCCGACGCCTGGGTCGACCTGTTCCACGTCGTCGAAGAGGAGGAGACGGAGAGCGACGTCGACGACCTCTTCGAGTACTGCTCGGACCGGCTGCTCGGGTTCGCGAACTTCGATACCTGGCGCTACGAGGGCGAGGAGGGAGAGTCGCCCGCGCAGGCCATCGTCGAACAGTCGTCGTACTACGACGCGACGGTCGTCGGCGCCCCGCAGAAGGGTCGACTCCGGGAGTTCGTCGACGGGTCAACGACCGAAATCGTCCAGTCGCTGTGCGAGAACGCGGTCGTCACCGTCCGGAGCGGTGAGGTGGAGGTGTCGCGGCTCGACCGATGGCTCGGCGAGTTCCTCGCCCCCAAGCGCTGA
- a CDS encoding Vms1/Ankzf1 family peptidyl-tRNA hydrolase: MSSTASDLHDRIEAVSNADADGEQLVSVAVPPEESLEATRRRVEEDHAEAEYLDVREEVRKPLKQALEETRRVLHEYEETPENGLVAYVGVVDTELVTHVFDDLPTPISTGTYEYGNEFDTDPLSPATTQTDTHGLLVVSRDSATLGRYDGETIEHVDTVESDVPSKQTAAGGQEDDFQGRSQERADEFYDEIGEAAARVFLDDAPSDAVDDASPGTEFAGEALLVGGSEVTTERFLEGDHLSEPLADAAVGPFDAEYASEQGLRELVDAAEESGELGTTDARGTLERFFAALDDDEETAIGGREDVERALELDAVDTLVVADSLAEEEVQSLAERVEEQGGQSVVAPEGLDRTERLEAAFDGVGALLRFPIE, translated from the coding sequence ATGTCTTCGACAGCCAGCGACCTGCACGACCGGATCGAGGCGGTATCGAACGCGGACGCCGACGGCGAGCAACTCGTCTCCGTCGCCGTCCCGCCCGAGGAATCGCTCGAAGCGACGCGCCGGCGCGTCGAAGAGGACCACGCCGAGGCGGAGTACCTCGACGTCCGCGAGGAGGTCCGCAAACCGCTCAAACAGGCGCTCGAAGAGACCCGCCGCGTCCTCCACGAGTACGAGGAGACGCCCGAGAACGGGCTGGTCGCCTACGTCGGCGTCGTCGACACCGAACTCGTGACGCACGTGTTCGACGACCTGCCGACGCCCATCTCGACGGGGACGTACGAGTACGGTAACGAGTTCGACACGGACCCGCTCTCGCCGGCGACGACGCAGACAGACACGCACGGCCTCCTCGTCGTCTCCCGCGACAGCGCGACGCTGGGCCGGTACGACGGCGAGACCATCGAGCACGTCGACACCGTCGAGAGCGACGTGCCGAGCAAGCAGACCGCCGCGGGCGGCCAGGAGGACGACTTCCAGGGCCGAAGCCAGGAGCGGGCCGACGAGTTCTACGACGAGATCGGCGAGGCAGCGGCCCGCGTGTTCCTCGACGACGCGCCGTCCGACGCCGTCGACGACGCCTCCCCCGGTACCGAGTTCGCGGGCGAGGCGCTCCTCGTGGGCGGCAGCGAAGTGACCACCGAGCGGTTCCTGGAGGGCGACCACCTCTCGGAACCGCTCGCCGACGCCGCCGTCGGCCCGTTCGACGCGGAGTACGCCTCCGAACAGGGTCTCCGCGAACTCGTCGACGCCGCCGAGGAGTCGGGCGAACTCGGCACGACCGACGCCCGAGGGACGCTCGAACGTTTCTTCGCGGCGCTCGACGACGACGAGGAGACCGCCATCGGCGGGCGCGAGGACGTTGAGCGAGCGCTCGAACTCGACGCGGTCGACACGCTCGTCGTCGCCGATTCGCTCGCCGAGGAGGAGGTCCAGTCGCTGGCCGAACGCGTCGAAGAACAGGGCGGCCAGAGCGTCGTCGCGCCCGAGGGACTCGACCGGACGGAGCGCCTCGAAGCGGCGTTCGACGGCGTCGGCGCGCTGCTCCGGTTCCCCATCGAATAA
- the ggt gene encoding gamma-glutamyltransferase, with the protein MSEPNLDEFISRRSTVYGRSGVVATSQPLAAQAGIETLRDGGNAFDAAVATAAALNVVEPTSTGLGGDVFALYRTADGDVGAMRSCGGAPSGATRERVREAVADEGEAPEEAEMPMRGPHTVTVPGTARGWEATTRELGRLSLGENLRPAIRYATEGYPVTEVVAAQWKHGDDLFTDEHAREAFLPGDRPPTVGETVALPRLGRSMETIAEEGADAVYEGEIAEAIAEEVQSKGGFMTVEDLAAFEPEFLDPVSTTYRGTEVYELPPNNQGLIALEALNIAEEIAAGDADYDSADRIHYFGEAMKRAFHDGHRYITDPEYEEVPPLASKEYARQRAADITDEPSDVSFGVPDAHAEDADTVLLCVADDEGNVVSYINSRFAGFGSGVVAGDTGIALQNRGASFSLDDDHPNRLAPGKRPFHTLVPALAKFGEDDWAAFGVMGGYMQPQGHVQVISNIVDYDMPIQAALDAPRWRYREGGDLALEPALAGSVGATLNRRGHDVSLLHTGMFGGAQLVRNDGGTLSGATEPRKDGHVGTY; encoded by the coding sequence ATGAGCGAGCCGAATCTAGACGAGTTCATCTCTCGGCGGTCGACCGTGTACGGTCGGTCCGGCGTGGTGGCGACGAGCCAACCGTTGGCCGCGCAGGCGGGTATCGAGACGCTCCGCGACGGCGGGAACGCCTTCGACGCGGCCGTCGCGACGGCGGCCGCGCTAAACGTCGTCGAACCCACGTCGACGGGCCTCGGCGGCGACGTGTTCGCCCTCTATCGCACCGCCGACGGCGACGTGGGCGCGATGCGTTCGTGCGGCGGCGCGCCCAGCGGTGCGACCCGAGAGCGCGTCCGCGAAGCGGTCGCCGACGAGGGTGAAGCGCCCGAAGAGGCGGAGATGCCCATGCGAGGGCCGCACACCGTGACCGTTCCGGGAACGGCGCGCGGGTGGGAGGCGACGACGCGCGAACTCGGACGGCTGAGTCTGGGCGAGAACCTCCGGCCGGCGATTCGGTACGCCACCGAGGGCTACCCGGTGACGGAAGTCGTCGCGGCGCAGTGGAAACACGGCGACGACCTGTTCACCGACGAGCACGCCCGAGAGGCGTTCCTGCCGGGGGACCGACCGCCGACGGTCGGCGAGACGGTGGCGCTCCCCCGACTCGGTCGGTCGATGGAGACCATCGCCGAGGAGGGCGCCGATGCCGTCTACGAGGGGGAAATCGCCGAGGCCATCGCCGAGGAGGTGCAGTCGAAGGGCGGGTTCATGACCGTCGAGGACCTCGCCGCCTTCGAACCGGAGTTTCTCGACCCCGTGAGCACGACGTACCGGGGAACGGAGGTGTACGAACTCCCGCCGAACAACCAGGGACTCATCGCCCTGGAGGCGCTCAACATCGCCGAGGAGATAGCCGCCGGAGACGCCGACTACGACTCCGCGGACCGTATCCACTACTTCGGCGAGGCGATGAAGCGGGCGTTCCACGACGGTCACCGCTACATCACCGACCCCGAGTACGAGGAGGTGCCGCCGCTGGCCTCGAAGGAGTACGCTCGTCAGCGCGCGGCCGACATCACCGACGAACCGAGCGACGTCTCCTTCGGCGTGCCGGACGCACACGCGGAGGACGCCGACACGGTCCTACTCTGCGTCGCCGACGACGAGGGCAACGTCGTCTCCTACATCAACTCTCGGTTCGCCGGGTTCGGGTCGGGCGTCGTCGCCGGCGACACCGGCATCGCCCTCCAAAACCGGGGGGCGTCGTTCTCGTTGGACGACGACCACCCCAATCGATTAGCGCCGGGAAAGCGGCCGTTCCACACGCTCGTCCCCGCTCTCGCGAAGTTCGGCGAGGACGACTGGGCGGCGTTCGGCGTCATGGGCGGGTACATGCAACCGCAGGGGCACGTGCAGGTGATATCCAACATCGTTGACTACGACATGCCGATTCAGGCGGCGCTGGACGCCCCGCGGTGGCGTTACCGCGAGGGCGGCGACTTGGCGCTCGAACCAGCGCTGGCCGGGTCGGTCGGCGCGACGCTGAACCGGCGGGGCCACGACGTGTCGCTCCTCCACACGGGGATGTTCGGGGGCGCACAACTCGTCCGGAACGACGGCGGCACGCTCTCGGGGGCGACCGAACCGCGGAAGGACGGCCACGTCGGGACGTACTGA
- a CDS encoding pyridoxamine 5'-phosphate oxidase family protein: MDRIEYVYTFGMSDDEVDERLRSESAGVLSLADDGAAYGIPVSHYYDGDSLLFRLSDDDDDSRKLDVAEATTEASFVLFDADGPDLSWSVVVTGSLRRLSEEEQAAYDATELNERFGPLRVFDENVDEIDLVLYEMEISSLLGRRTDE, translated from the coding sequence ATGGACCGCATTGAGTATGTGTACACGTTCGGGATGAGCGACGACGAGGTAGACGAACGGCTTCGGTCGGAGTCGGCGGGCGTGCTGTCGCTGGCCGACGACGGCGCCGCGTACGGGATACCCGTCTCCCACTACTACGACGGCGACTCGCTGCTGTTCCGCCTCTCCGACGACGACGACGACAGCAGGAAACTCGACGTCGCGGAGGCGACGACGGAGGCGTCGTTCGTCCTCTTCGACGCCGACGGTCCGGACCTCTCGTGGAGCGTCGTCGTGACCGGGTCGCTCCGGCGACTCTCCGAAGAAGAGCAAGCGGCGTACGACGCCACCGAACTCAACGAACGGTTCGGTCCGCTCCGGGTGTTCGACGAGAACGTCGACGAAATCGACCTCGTGCTCTACGAGATGGAGATTTCCTCTCTCCTGGGTCGTCGCACCGACGAGTAG
- a CDS encoding lamin tail domain-containing protein: MGETATVVDVVDGDTIDVRLDDGSEERVRIIGIDTPETTDNADAERRAEWEGIEDLSYLGRWGDRASEFAKRELTDATVELEADANEPDRGSFGRLLRYVRYDRSGEEDEGGEGSDSASGDASTVYNRAAVAEGYARVYDSGFARHDDYLDRERSAREGRTRVWKRSDPSQSPEVRDREVERLFVPEAASVRTASGAVPDDRVPVFASPSATREGGEVSYGDRIPLVAVDGEARVAMVGGPLLDERYEEAEGFEADTSRFGNYPFATNVLVFLSKGSERPERVVVDGGHGQFNAEYALSCEDMAYYLRFLEGQDAALVQQNDLADGIDGDALIVCAPAAAYGDSELSAFRSFVEGGGVVLLLGHGAEGMPADARENLNALAEALGSDLRLGDDRVVDAESNLNDDETLPRTSNFEDSFDLFGPVTPDGSTGPSLSVVGVDPSGAEGGAGESISLANEGDAPVDLSGWAVADEAGHEYEFPEGTVVPAGATVHLLTGEGDDEVTVHWGRERSVWNDDGDTVSVYDEAGDLVAERSY, translated from the coding sequence ATGGGAGAAACTGCGACGGTCGTCGACGTCGTCGACGGCGACACCATCGATGTCCGCCTCGACGACGGAAGCGAAGAGCGCGTTCGAATCATCGGGATAGATACCCCCGAGACGACGGATAACGCCGATGCGGAGCGCCGCGCGGAATGGGAAGGAATCGAGGACCTCTCGTACCTCGGGCGCTGGGGGGACAGAGCCAGCGAGTTCGCGAAGCGGGAGTTGACGGACGCGACGGTCGAACTCGAAGCGGACGCGAACGAACCCGACCGGGGAAGTTTCGGACGACTCCTCCGCTACGTACGCTACGACCGAAGCGGCGAGGAGGACGAAGGCGGAGAGGGGAGCGACTCCGCGTCCGGCGACGCGTCGACGGTGTACAACCGAGCGGCGGTGGCGGAGGGGTACGCCCGAGTGTACGACTCCGGGTTCGCCCGCCACGACGACTACCTCGACCGGGAGCGCTCCGCCCGCGAGGGACGCACGCGCGTGTGGAAGCGCAGCGACCCCTCGCAGTCGCCCGAAGTGAGGGACAGGGAGGTTGAGCGACTGTTCGTTCCGGAGGCGGCGAGCGTCCGGACGGCGTCGGGAGCCGTTCCCGACGACAGAGTTCCCGTGTTCGCCTCGCCGTCCGCAACGCGGGAGGGCGGGGAGGTGAGTTACGGGGACCGGATACCCCTCGTCGCCGTGGACGGAGAGGCGCGAGTGGCGATGGTCGGCGGTCCCCTCCTCGACGAACGCTACGAAGAAGCGGAGGGGTTCGAGGCGGACACCAGTCGCTTCGGCAACTACCCGTTCGCGACGAACGTCCTCGTGTTCCTCTCGAAGGGGTCCGAACGACCCGAACGCGTCGTCGTCGACGGCGGCCACGGGCAGTTCAACGCCGAGTACGCCCTCTCCTGTGAAGATATGGCCTACTATCTCAGATTTCTGGAGGGACAGGACGCGGCGCTCGTCCAGCAGAACGACTTGGCGGACGGAATCGACGGCGATGCGCTGATCGTGTGCGCGCCCGCCGCGGCGTACGGCGACTCGGAACTGTCCGCGTTCCGGTCGTTCGTCGAGGGCGGCGGGGTGGTCCTCCTCCTCGGTCACGGCGCCGAGGGGATGCCCGCGGACGCGCGGGAGAACCTGAACGCCCTCGCCGAGGCCCTCGGGTCGGACCTGCGGTTGGGCGACGACCGAGTCGTGGACGCGGAGTCGAATTTGAACGACGACGAGACGCTCCCCCGCACGTCGAACTTCGAGGACTCGTTCGACCTGTTCGGTCCCGTGACGCCCGACGGGTCGACGGGTCCGTCGCTGAGCGTGGTCGGCGTCGACCCGTCCGGGGCGGAAGGCGGCGCCGGCGAGTCCATCTCGCTCGCGAACGAGGGCGACGCCCCGGTGGACCTCTCGGGGTGGGCGGTGGCCGACGAGGCCGGGCACGAGTACGAGTTCCCCGAGGGGACAGTCGTTCCCGCGGGTGCGACCGTCCATCTCCTCACGGGCGAGGGCGACGACGAAGTGACGGTCCACTGGGGGAGAGAACGGAGCGTCTGGAACGACGACGGCGACACCGTCTCCGTGTACGACGAGGCTGGTGACCTCGTGGCGGAACGTTCCTACTGA
- a CDS encoding AIM24 family protein, with translation MNLDEFVSAHAPEEGGEAFQLENSKLLDVAVSGSVMAKAGSMVGYTGDISFERKSEGGLTGMLKKRATGEGTVMMQATGEGHLYLADQGKEVQILELSETDEISVNGNDVLAFEEGVDWDIKMMNSIAGASSGGLFNVYLKGPGHIAITTHGKPLVVPTPVSTDPNATVAWSSDVSPSAKRDINIKGLLGRSSGETFQLEFAQEGGFVVIQPYEEFQPGQ, from the coding sequence ATGAATCTCGACGAATTTGTCAGCGCACACGCACCCGAAGAGGGCGGAGAGGCGTTTCAACTGGAGAACTCGAAACTGCTCGACGTCGCCGTCAGCGGCAGCGTCATGGCGAAGGCCGGGTCGATGGTTGGCTACACCGGAGACATCTCCTTCGAGCGGAAGTCCGAGGGAGGTCTCACCGGGATGCTGAAGAAGCGAGCCACCGGCGAGGGTACCGTGATGATGCAGGCGACGGGCGAGGGCCACCTCTACCTCGCCGACCAGGGCAAGGAGGTGCAGATACTCGAACTGAGCGAGACCGACGAGATAAGCGTCAATGGCAACGACGTGCTCGCGTTCGAGGAGGGCGTCGACTGGGACATCAAGATGATGAACAGCATCGCGGGCGCCTCGTCCGGGGGACTGTTCAACGTCTACCTGAAGGGTCCGGGCCACATCGCCATCACGACGCACGGCAAGCCGCTGGTCGTCCCGACGCCCGTCAGCACCGACCCCAACGCCACCGTCGCGTGGAGCAGCGACGTCTCGCCGAGCGCGAAGCGCGACATCAACATCAAAGGGTTACTCGGACGCTCCTCCGGGGAGACGTTCCAACTGGAGTTCGCACAGGAGGGCGGGTTCGTCGTCATCCAACCGTACGAGGAGTTCCAGCCCGGTCAGTAA
- a CDS encoding hydantoinase B/oxoprolinase family protein: MLEIVRNQFESVAEEMGQVLITSSYSPNIKERRDCSTALFDADGRLVAQAEHIPVHLGAMPEAVETVLEYDPEPGDVFVLNDPFEGGTHLPDVTMVSPLAINGEILGFAVSRAHHADVGGMTPGSMPAGAREIYQEGLRLPPVRLVSGGKTNDDVLSLILANVRNPGERRADVRAQIAANDRAEERLADLVAEHGRERILAAFDAVIDYSRERVAAELRDLPEGEYHARDVLEGDGLTDEDVPVEVTATVDGGTVAFDFEGTAPQVPGNVNAPLAVAKSAVYFVVRCVTDPEIPPNQGCYDPIEVSVPEGSLLNPNAPAAVVGGNVETSQRVTDVVFTALADAAPDRVPAQGQGTMNNLTIGSRVGGSEGFTYYETIGGGSGGRAGGDGTDGAQVGMTNTLNTPVEALEAEYPLYVEEYGLRANSGGDGEHRGGLGIVRSVTVEADATVSLLTERRRVAPRGIAGGENGAVGENLLDGSPLPAKTTRDVPAGTTVTVRTPGGGGYGDPEKRSAEDRERDRADEKVGR, translated from the coding sequence ATGCTCGAAATCGTGCGCAACCAGTTCGAGAGCGTCGCCGAGGAAATGGGACAGGTGCTCATCACCTCCTCGTACTCGCCGAACATCAAGGAGCGGCGCGACTGCTCGACGGCGCTTTTCGACGCCGACGGGCGCCTCGTCGCGCAGGCCGAACACATCCCGGTCCACCTCGGTGCGATGCCCGAGGCCGTGGAGACGGTGCTGGAGTACGACCCCGAACCCGGCGACGTGTTCGTCCTGAACGACCCCTTCGAGGGCGGTACGCACCTCCCAGACGTGACGATGGTGTCGCCGCTGGCGATAAACGGGGAGATTCTCGGATTCGCCGTCTCCCGCGCCCACCACGCCGACGTGGGCGGAATGACGCCGGGCAGCATGCCCGCGGGCGCGCGAGAGATATACCAGGAGGGTCTCCGCCTCCCGCCGGTGCGGTTAGTGTCGGGCGGGAAGACGAACGACGACGTGCTGTCGCTCATTCTGGCGAACGTCCGAAATCCCGGCGAACGCCGCGCCGACGTCCGTGCGCAGATAGCCGCGAACGACCGCGCCGAGGAGCGACTCGCCGATCTCGTGGCCGAACACGGCCGAGAGCGGATTCTTGCGGCGTTCGACGCGGTCATCGACTACTCGCGCGAGCGCGTCGCCGCGGAACTGCGCGACCTGCCGGAGGGCGAGTACCACGCCCGCGACGTGCTCGAAGGTGACGGACTGACCGACGAGGACGTGCCCGTCGAGGTGACGGCGACGGTGGACGGCGGCACCGTCGCGTTCGACTTCGAGGGCACCGCCCCGCAGGTGCCCGGCAACGTCAACGCGCCGCTGGCGGTGGCCAAGAGCGCGGTCTACTTCGTCGTCCGTTGCGTGACCGACCCCGAGATACCGCCGAACCAGGGCTGCTACGACCCCATCGAGGTCTCGGTGCCCGAGGGGTCGCTGTTGAACCCGAACGCGCCCGCGGCCGTCGTTGGCGGCAACGTCGAGACGAGTCAGCGCGTGACCGACGTAGTGTTCACCGCCCTCGCGGACGCCGCCCCCGACCGCGTCCCCGCGCAGGGGCAGGGGACGATGAACAACCTCACTATCGGCAGCCGCGTCGGCGGGTCCGAGGGCTTCACCTACTACGAGACCATCGGGGGCGGGTCCGGCGGCCGCGCCGGCGGCGACGGCACCGACGGCGCGCAGGTCGGGATGACGAACACGCTCAACACGCCCGTCGAGGCGCTGGAGGCGGAGTACCCGCTGTACGTCGAGGAGTACGGCCTCCGCGCGAACAGCGGCGGCGACGGCGAGCACCGCGGCGGACTCGGCATCGTCCGCTCGGTCACCGTCGAGGCCGACGCCACCGTCTCGCTGCTCACCGAGCGTCGCCGTGTCGCGCCGCGGGGCATCGCCGGCGGCGAGAACGGTGCGGTGGGCGAGAACCTCCTCGACGGGTCGCCGCTCCCCGCGAAGACGACCCGCGACGTGCCGGCGGGGACGACGGTCACCGTCCGGACGCCCGGCGGCGGCGGCTACGGCGACCCCGAGAAACGGAGCGCGGAGGACCGTGAACGGGACCGGGCGGACGAAAAAGTAGGGCGCTGA
- a CDS encoding hydantoinase/oxoprolinase family protein: MADGTRVGVDVGGTFTDVALLTPEDRLVTAKVPSTDDQSVGVVDGIEKACAEAGIAPGEVDAFTHAMTVSVNALLEESGAETALVTTDGFRDVLEIGRQDRPDLYDLTAERPAPLVPRRRRFEVTERATEDGIETPVDESEIRDLAAEIRACGAESVAVSLLHAYRHPENERAVAEVLREELDVSVSASHEVLAEFREFERTSTTAVDAYVTPAIDAYVGRLEERAAELGVPTPRIMQANGGLASASTVREHAVTTTMSGPAAGVVGAAETATAGDLAGLVTFDMGGTSSDVSLVRDGEAERTTDAEINGHPVRTPMVDVNTVGAGGGSIAWVDAGNALRVGPRSSGADPGPACYGRGGTEPTVTDANVVLGYIGGSSALGGELSLDGDAAHDALAGLAEEAGLDDALAAARGVYRVANANMARAIRSVTVERGHDPRRFGLVAFGGAGPMHAAALADGLDIGTVVVPRACGVLSAYGLLAADEKHDSVRTLRSSLAGVDVDTVEGAYDGLRDDVLADVETPADATVSRAADLRYDGQSFELTVPVGETFDPEAVGERFHEAHESAYGYRLSDPVELVNLRATSVVERGAVDVSYRSTGEARKDTREAFFDDGFRETPVYAREGLDVGDDVSGPAVLEQPESTVVVPPEWRGTVGADGTLALTRGGEGQ, encoded by the coding sequence ATGGCCGACGGAACGCGCGTCGGCGTCGACGTGGGTGGGACGTTCACGGACGTAGCGCTTCTGACCCCCGAGGACCGACTCGTGACCGCGAAGGTACCGAGCACCGACGACCAGAGCGTCGGCGTCGTCGACGGTATCGAGAAGGCCTGCGCGGAGGCTGGCATCGCCCCCGGTGAGGTGGACGCCTTCACGCACGCGATGACCGTCTCGGTCAACGCGCTCTTGGAGGAGAGCGGTGCAGAGACGGCGCTCGTCACCACCGACGGCTTCCGCGACGTCCTCGAAATCGGACGGCAGGACCGCCCCGACCTCTACGACCTGACCGCCGAACGGCCCGCGCCGCTCGTACCCCGTCGCCGCCGCTTCGAGGTGACCGAACGGGCGACCGAGGACGGTATCGAGACACCGGTCGACGAGAGTGAGATTAGAGACCTCGCCGCGGAGATTCGGGCGTGCGGGGCCGAGAGCGTCGCCGTCTCCCTGCTCCACGCCTACCGACACCCCGAGAACGAACGCGCCGTCGCCGAGGTGCTCCGCGAGGAACTCGACGTCTCCGTTTCAGCCTCTCACGAGGTGCTCGCGGAGTTCCGCGAGTTCGAGCGCACCTCCACCACCGCGGTCGACGCGTACGTGACGCCGGCCATCGACGCCTACGTCGGACGCCTCGAAGAGCGGGCGGCCGAGTTGGGCGTCCCCACGCCCCGCATCATGCAGGCCAACGGCGGCCTCGCGTCCGCCTCGACCGTTCGAGAGCACGCCGTGACGACCACCATGTCCGGCCCGGCGGCGGGCGTCGTCGGCGCCGCGGAGACGGCGACGGCGGGCGACCTCGCCGGCCTCGTCACGTTCGACATGGGCGGCACGTCGAGCGACGTGAGTCTCGTCCGCGACGGCGAGGCCGAGCGTACGACGGACGCCGAGATAAACGGCCATCCGGTCAGAACGCCGATGGTCGACGTGAACACCGTCGGCGCTGGCGGCGGGTCAATCGCGTGGGTCGACGCGGGCAACGCCCTCCGCGTCGGGCCGCGTTCCTCCGGCGCTGACCCCGGTCCGGCCTGCTACGGCCGCGGCGGCACCGAACCCACGGTGACCGACGCGAACGTCGTCCTCGGCTACATCGGCGGCAGTTCCGCGCTCGGCGGCGAACTCTCCTTGGACGGCGACGCCGCCCACGACGCCCTCGCCGGCCTCGCCGAGGAGGCCGGCCTCGACGACGCGTTGGCGGCCGCCCGCGGCGTCTACCGCGTCGCCAACGCCAACATGGCGCGCGCGATTCGCTCGGTGACGGTCGAACGGGGCCACGACCCCCGTCGGTTCGGTCTCGTCGCCTTCGGCGGCGCCGGCCCCATGCACGCCGCCGCCCTCGCCGACGGCCTCGACATCGGTACCGTCGTCGTCCCGCGGGCCTGCGGCGTCCTGTCGGCGTACGGACTGCTCGCGGCGGACGAGAAGCACGACTCCGTGCGGACGCTCCGGAGTTCGCTCGCCGGCGTCGACGTCGACACCGTCGAAGGCGCGTACGACGGCCTCCGCGACGACGTACTCGCGGACGTGGAGACGCCCGCGGACGCGACGGTGTCGCGCGCGGCCGACCTCCGGTACGACGGACAGAGCTTCGAACTCACCGTTCCGGTCGGGGAGACGTTCGACCCCGAGGCGGTCGGGGAACGGTTTCACGAGGCTCACGAAAGCGCCTACGGTTATCGGCTCTCCGACCCCGTCGAACTGGTCAATCTCCGCGCCACCTCCGTCGTCGAACGCGGTGCGGTCGACGTCTCCTACCGCAGCACCGGCGAGGCGCGCAAGGACACTCGCGAGGCGTTCTTCGACGACGGCTTCCGCGAGACGCCGGTGTACGCCCGCGAGGGACTCGACGTCGGCGACGACGTGTCCGGCCCGGCCGTCCTCGAACAACCGGAGAGCACCGTCGTCGTGCCGCCGGAGTGGCGGGGAACGGTCGGGGCCGACGGAACGCTCGCGCTGACCCGAGGGGGTGAGGGGCAGTGA
- a CDS encoding ParA family protein, with amino-acid sequence MSGPAKLCVSNQKGGVGKTTIAINVAGAISARGHDVLFVDLDPQGNATENLGLMDAYDDEPPTLFDCLTDPEERETVADIVREHEEMDVIPSNIDMTAAEPELTLARRSGEQLSLVLREVEDDYDYVIVDCPPNLGNLMDNALFATQNVLIPALAESTSKRAFELLFDHVDALEYDYEIDIHDRGVVVNRIDVRKTQAREMVDWINAAFDDVPVWQIRERADVQKALDAGVSLLEYNPDCDMCEVFRDIAADLDEQFGIEDVEVEA; translated from the coding sequence ATGAGTGGCCCGGCAAAACTCTGCGTCTCGAACCAGAAAGGCGGGGTCGGAAAGACGACCATCGCCATCAACGTCGCCGGCGCGATAAGCGCCCGCGGACACGACGTGCTGTTCGTCGACTTGGACCCGCAGGGGAACGCGACGGAGAACCTCGGTCTGATGGACGCCTACGACGACGAACCGCCGACGCTGTTCGACTGCCTCACGGACCCCGAAGAGCGAGAGACGGTCGCCGACATCGTCCGCGAACACGAGGAGATGGACGTCATCCCGTCGAACATCGACATGACCGCCGCCGAACCCGAACTGACGCTCGCGCGGCGGAGCGGCGAGCAACTGTCGCTCGTCCTGCGCGAGGTGGAGGACGACTACGACTACGTCATCGTCGACTGCCCGCCCAACCTCGGCAACCTCATGGACAACGCCCTGTTCGCCACGCAGAACGTCCTCATTCCCGCCCTCGCAGAGTCGACCTCCAAGCGGGCGTTCGAACTCCTGTTCGATCACGTGGACGCCTTGGAGTACGACTACGAGATAGACATCCACGACCGCGGCGTCGTCGTCAACCGGATCGACGTGCGGAAGACGCAGGCGCGCGAGATGGTCGACTGGATAAACGCCGCCTTCGACGACGTGCCGGTGTGGCAGATTCGCGAACGCGCCGACGTGCAGAAGGCCCTCGACGCGGGCGTCTCGCTCCTCGAGTACAATCCCGACTGCGACATGTGCGAGGTGTTCCGCGACATCGCCGCCGACCTCGACGAGCAGTTCGGTATCGAAGACGTGGAGGTGGAAGCATGA